The following coding sequences are from one Granulicella aggregans window:
- a CDS encoding menaquinone biosynthesis family protein: MTASSTSIQEISIAHSPDSDDAFMFYGLATNKVRVPGFKFTHKLQDIETLNHLAINEAFYDVTAISFHAYPFMQEKYALMACGGSVGDGYGPMIVASRKFSLDEIRKVKIAVPGTLTTAYLALKLFAPEIETVTVPFDKIIPAVLAGEFDAGLIIHEGQLTYAIEGLQKVLDLGQWWREETGLPLPLGGNAIRRSLGDEVMLTTTNALRDSIQHALDHRDEALEYAMQFARDLDTNLANRFVGMYVNERTLDYGEDGRLAIRKLLELGYERGIIPVKTDVQFIG; encoded by the coding sequence ATGACTGCATCAAGCACCTCAATTCAAGAGATCAGCATCGCGCACAGCCCTGATTCCGATGACGCCTTTATGTTCTACGGCCTGGCAACCAATAAGGTCCGTGTGCCAGGATTCAAGTTCACCCACAAGCTGCAGGACATCGAGACGCTCAACCATCTCGCCATCAACGAGGCTTTCTACGATGTCACGGCGATCTCGTTCCACGCCTACCCTTTCATGCAGGAGAAGTACGCGCTGATGGCCTGCGGCGGCAGCGTCGGCGATGGCTACGGCCCCATGATTGTGGCCAGCCGGAAGTTCTCCCTCGATGAGATCCGCAAGGTCAAGATCGCTGTACCCGGAACGCTGACGACCGCCTATCTCGCGTTGAAGCTCTTTGCACCGGAGATCGAAACCGTCACCGTTCCCTTCGATAAGATCATTCCCGCAGTCCTTGCCGGCGAGTTTGACGCCGGGCTGATTATTCACGAGGGTCAACTCACCTACGCGATCGAAGGACTGCAGAAGGTGCTCGACCTGGGTCAGTGGTGGCGAGAGGAGACCGGACTTCCCCTCCCTCTTGGCGGCAACGCGATTCGGCGTTCGCTCGGAGATGAGGTAATGCTGACCACCACGAACGCGCTACGCGACAGCATTCAGCACGCGCTCGATCATCGCGATGAAGCTCTGGAATACGCCATGCAATTCGCCCGTGATCTGGATACGAATCTCGCGAACCGATTCGTCGGTATGTACGTGAACGAGCGCACGCTCGACTACGGCGAAGATGGGCGTCTGGCCATCCGTAAGCTGCTGGAACTGGGATATGAGCGCGGCATCATTCCGGTCAAGACCGACGTACAGTTCATAGGCTAA
- a CDS encoding biotin transporter BioY — MHSATSESLGPNGRPALPLLESLSQTLPGKIFVVVGATALIAAGAHISLPLPFTPVPLTMSDFAVLLVGMALGPTAAFSALMLYLLEGAAGLPVFSPMGLGGTAQLFGPTGGYLFAYPFAAVIAGAASRLSRSGMSSFTAAVMAGTGATAIILGFGATWLAHSHYLSASSAWHVAIAPFMFGAAAKVVAAAMIFGSTRRWLRS, encoded by the coding sequence ATGCACTCTGCAACATCCGAATCGCTTGGGCCTAACGGTCGACCGGCGCTGCCGCTTCTCGAGTCCCTAAGCCAGACTCTGCCTGGAAAGATCTTTGTGGTCGTCGGTGCCACGGCATTGATCGCTGCGGGAGCGCATATTTCCCTGCCTCTTCCGTTCACCCCCGTGCCGCTTACGATGTCGGACTTCGCAGTGTTGCTGGTTGGCATGGCGCTTGGACCTACGGCCGCCTTCTCTGCCCTCATGCTCTACCTCCTCGAAGGCGCGGCTGGATTGCCGGTCTTCAGTCCGATGGGCCTTGGCGGTACGGCCCAACTCTTTGGCCCGACGGGCGGCTACCTCTTCGCCTATCCCTTCGCGGCTGTCATCGCCGGGGCAGCTTCAAGACTTAGCCGCTCCGGAATGTCTTCCTTCACCGCGGCAGTCATGGCGGGGACCGGCGCCACGGCAATCATCCTCGGCTTCGGAGCGACCTGGCTTGCCCACTCGCACTATCTCAGCGCCTCTTCAGCGTGGCATGTCGCGATCGCTCCCTTCATGTTTGGAGCAGCGGCCAAGGTGGTCGCCGCTGCGATGATCTTCGGCTCAACCCGGCGTTGGCTGCGCTCTTAA
- a CDS encoding FtsB family cell division protein has product MLNKSHPGSRLASVARTAKSLYAVRRRIATVAAAALTIGLGYHVVFGRNGLFVYQQKRMDTRTLDGELHTLQQENDRLKIHVDRLQSDPDAIEHQAREELHYTRPGEVIYTLPAQTPPEKTSK; this is encoded by the coding sequence ATGCTTAACAAGTCCCATCCCGGAAGCCGGCTGGCGTCGGTTGCACGTACTGCGAAGAGCCTCTACGCCGTGCGCCGCAGGATTGCGACCGTGGCGGCTGCGGCCTTGACCATAGGGCTTGGGTATCACGTGGTCTTCGGCCGCAATGGCCTTTTCGTGTATCAGCAGAAGCGTATGGACACGCGAACCCTGGATGGGGAACTGCACACGTTACAGCAGGAAAACGACCGGCTGAAGATCCATGTGGACCGTCTGCAGTCGGATCCGGATGCGATCGAACACCAGGCGCGTGAAGAGCTGCACTACACCCGTCCGGGTGAGGTCATCTATACGCTTCCGGCTCAGACGCCACCCGAAAAGACAAGCAAATAG